One Microbacterium trichothecenolyticum DNA window includes the following coding sequences:
- a CDS encoding phosphate/phosphite/phosphonate ABC transporter substrate-binding protein, with translation MRLAAAFAAAALASVTLAGCSGSAGASDAAPAADPSSLVLALVPSQDQANLVDTAKPLTDMLTEKLGIPVTGVVSKDYQAAVEAMGAGQAQIGFLPSLQLWQANDRYGASVVLQTERNGNITYPGQFMTNDPDKYCHTPVVERDGMSFCNGADALKGPAGLDSITKIAGAKVAVLGPGSPAGYIYPMLALKEAGVNIDDGFQKVPVTANDASVLAVYNGDAEVGFSFWDARTLVKKDKPDVGQKVVVFALTNEIPNDGVAVSKDLSPELQKKISSALEEYSTTDEGSAALKAVYSITKLAPADPSSLDVVARAAQELGLQ, from the coding sequence ATCCGCCTCGCCGCCGCGTTCGCCGCGGCCGCTCTCGCCTCCGTCACCCTCGCGGGTTGCTCCGGCTCCGCCGGTGCATCCGACGCCGCGCCCGCCGCCGACCCCAGCTCACTCGTGCTGGCCCTCGTCCCCTCGCAGGACCAGGCGAACCTCGTCGACACCGCGAAGCCGCTCACCGACATGCTCACCGAGAAGCTCGGCATCCCGGTCACCGGTGTCGTGTCGAAGGACTACCAGGCCGCCGTCGAAGCCATGGGTGCCGGGCAGGCGCAGATCGGCTTCCTCCCCTCGTTGCAGCTCTGGCAGGCCAACGACCGCTACGGCGCCTCGGTGGTGCTGCAGACCGAGCGCAACGGCAACATCACCTACCCCGGGCAATTCATGACGAACGACCCGGACAAGTACTGCCACACCCCGGTCGTCGAGCGCGACGGCATGAGCTTCTGCAACGGCGCCGACGCACTGAAGGGCCCTGCCGGACTCGACTCGATCACCAAGATCGCCGGGGCCAAGGTGGCCGTGCTCGGACCCGGCTCGCCCGCCGGGTACATCTACCCGATGCTCGCGCTGAAGGAGGCCGGCGTGAACATCGACGACGGCTTCCAGAAGGTGCCCGTCACCGCCAACGACGCCTCGGTGCTCGCGGTCTACAACGGTGACGCCGAGGTCGGCTTCAGCTTCTGGGACGCGCGCACGCTCGTGAAGAAGGACAAGCCTGACGTGGGCCAGAAGGTCGTCGTGTTCGCGCTCACGAACGAGATCCCCAACGACGGCGTCGCCGTGTCGAAGGACCTCTCGCCCGAGTTGCAGAAGAAGATCTCGTCGGCGCTCGAGGAGTACTCGACCACCGACGAGGGCTCCGCGGC
- a CDS encoding HAD family hydrolase: protein MPRPVLIFDFDGTVALGDGPLLAYARAVAAHTASPDTFVAAVAAQLAAPTADVIDGYDVVRRAAEAEAIPADALSAAYRESRAHLGTPAAPIATAAGLIGFLQGVDAERLLVTNAPATRLDEALTALGLAGLFDRIVTDAAKPVGLELLLDTLGEGVRVLAIGDVWRNDLAPAHARGHATALVAGYPDPAARPTFRADTLDDLFPALGDWVAAAGDRSAHDPALRHSARVDASPAEHFPFSA from the coding sequence GGCCTACGCCCGCGCCGTCGCCGCCCACACGGCATCCCCCGATACGTTCGTCGCGGCGGTCGCCGCGCAGCTCGCCGCCCCCACGGCCGACGTCATCGACGGCTACGACGTGGTGCGCCGCGCGGCCGAGGCCGAGGCGATTCCCGCTGACGCCCTGTCCGCCGCTTATCGCGAGAGCCGCGCGCACCTGGGCACACCGGCGGCGCCGATCGCGACCGCCGCCGGCCTCATCGGGTTCCTGCAGGGCGTGGATGCCGAACGCTTGCTCGTCACGAACGCCCCGGCGACGCGTCTCGACGAGGCGCTCACCGCGCTCGGCCTGGCGGGGCTGTTCGACCGGATCGTCACCGACGCCGCCAAGCCCGTCGGACTCGAACTGCTCCTCGACACTCTCGGCGAGGGTGTTCGCGTCCTGGCGATCGGCGACGTGTGGCGCAACGATCTCGCCCCCGCCCACGCGCGCGGTCACGCCACCGCCCTGGTCGCCGGCTACCCCGACCCCGCAGCCCGCCCCACCTTCCGCGCCGACACTCTCGACGACCTGTTCCCCGCGCTGGGCGACTGGGTCGCCGCCGCGGGTGACCGCTCTGCTCACGACCCCGCCCTCCGTCACTCCGCTCGCGTCGACGCATCCCCCGCCGAACACTTCCCTTTCTCCGCCTGA